A window from Deltaproteobacteria bacterium encodes these proteins:
- a CDS encoding SDR family NAD(P)-dependent oxidoreductase produces MSPAFRPDFTGQVALVTGASRGVGRALAIALAEAGADVACAARATDAAPVKLPGTIDETVREIQARGRRGVAIPTDLSRPGEPEAMVARALDAFGRLDILVNNAAITFDGDLALPVKRWDLVMEVNLRAPLLAMRAALPAMKASGAGKILNISSAAAVLPIRGMLVYGVSKAALERLTTGAAQELAPDGIAVNCLRIDVPIASEGFVYNTPGLDHSEWEPTEVGAEAALWMLAQPPGHTGQVTGIMDLRRLYGVAESRIAR; encoded by the coding sequence ATGAGCCCCGCGTTTCGTCCCGACTTCACCGGCCAGGTGGCCCTCGTCACCGGTGCCAGCCGCGGCGTCGGCCGCGCGCTCGCCATCGCCCTGGCCGAGGCGGGTGCCGACGTCGCCTGCGCCGCCCGTGCGACCGACGCCGCGCCGGTCAAGCTCCCTGGCACGATCGACGAGACGGTGCGGGAGATCCAGGCGCGCGGCCGGCGGGGCGTCGCCATCCCGACCGACCTCTCGCGGCCCGGCGAGCCCGAAGCGATGGTCGCGCGCGCGCTCGACGCCTTCGGCCGCCTCGACATCCTCGTGAACAACGCGGCCATCACCTTCGACGGCGACCTCGCGCTGCCGGTCAAGCGGTGGGACCTGGTGATGGAGGTGAACCTGCGCGCGCCGCTGCTCGCCATGCGCGCGGCGCTGCCTGCGATGAAGGCGAGCGGAGCGGGGAAGATCCTCAACATCTCCTCGGCCGCGGCGGTGCTGCCGATCCGGGGGATGCTCGTCTACGGCGTTTCCAAGGCGGCGCTCGAAAGGCTGACCACCGGCGCCGCCCAGGAGCTCGCGCCCGACGGCATCGCCGTCAATTGCCTCCGCATCGACGTGCCGATCGCCTCCGAGGGGTTCGTTTACAACACTCCCGGGCTCGACCACTCCGAGTGGGAGCCGACGGAGGTCGGTGCTGAAGCCGCGCTGTGGATGCTCGCGCAGCCGCCCGGACATACCGGCCAGGTCACGGGGATCATGGACCTGCGTCGCCTGTACGGCGTCGCCGAGAGCCGCATCGCCCGCTGA
- a CDS encoding flavin monoamine oxidase family protein, with the protein MQTKGITRRGLIGGAAAGAAIAALPKSGRAAVRSANVIVVGAGLAGLTAAREIVKAGRSVIVLEARDRVGGRVLNQPLDVGDYAELGGMFTGPTQDHIQALAAAVGVGTFPTYNTGNNVFFGPRGREEFPNNTPFGTAPPDPVVAGDIAVAVTELDQMSTSVPVDQPWTASSADDWDRQTLDAWLRANTSGNAEFMAVTSAATEAIFGCEARELSLLYTLFYIAASGNEQNAGTFERNFNTAGGAQESRFVGGAQTIALRVASQLGRRVVLNAPVRRIAQSSSGVTVVTDGFSATAQRVIVAIPPTLAGRIDYDPPMPPLRDQLVQHMPQGTLMKFEAIYDTPFWRAQGLSGQAVSEIGPIKVTFDTSPADASFGILMGFIGGHEARVWENRSADERRAAALQNLANYFGSAALNPREIVEFNWSAEVWNRGCPVAVLGPGTLIDFGTALRTPVGRIHWAGTETSTFWNGYMDGAVRSGERAAQEVLAAL; encoded by the coding sequence ATGCAGACCAAGGGAATCACGCGCCGCGGCCTGATCGGCGGTGCGGCGGCCGGCGCGGCGATCGCCGCGCTGCCAAAGTCCGGTCGCGCGGCGGTGCGCTCCGCCAACGTGATCGTGGTCGGCGCGGGCCTCGCCGGGCTGACGGCGGCCCGCGAGATCGTCAAGGCCGGCCGCTCGGTGATCGTGCTCGAGGCCCGCGACCGGGTCGGAGGCCGCGTGCTCAACCAGCCGCTCGACGTCGGCGACTACGCCGAGCTCGGCGGCATGTTCACGGGGCCGACGCAGGACCACATCCAGGCGCTGGCCGCGGCGGTGGGCGTCGGGACCTTCCCGACCTACAACACCGGCAACAACGTCTTCTTCGGCCCCCGAGGACGCGAGGAGTTCCCGAACAACACGCCCTTCGGCACGGCTCCGCCCGATCCCGTCGTCGCCGGCGACATCGCGGTCGCGGTCACGGAGCTCGACCAGATGTCGACGAGCGTGCCCGTCGACCAGCCCTGGACCGCCTCCAGCGCCGACGACTGGGACCGGCAGACGCTCGACGCGTGGCTGCGCGCGAACACGAGCGGCAACGCCGAGTTCATGGCGGTCACGTCGGCGGCCACCGAGGCGATCTTCGGCTGCGAGGCGCGCGAGCTGTCCCTTCTCTACACGCTCTTCTACATCGCCGCCTCGGGGAACGAGCAGAACGCCGGAACCTTCGAGCGCAACTTCAACACCGCCGGCGGCGCGCAGGAAAGCCGCTTCGTCGGGGGCGCGCAGACGATCGCCCTGCGGGTCGCCTCGCAGCTCGGCCGGCGCGTCGTGCTGAACGCGCCGGTGCGCCGCATCGCGCAGTCGTCCTCCGGCGTGACCGTCGTCACCGACGGCTTCAGCGCGACCGCGCAGCGCGTGATCGTCGCCATCCCGCCCACCCTCGCCGGACGTATCGACTACGACCCGCCCATGCCCCCGCTCCGCGATCAGCTCGTCCAGCACATGCCGCAGGGCACGCTGATGAAGTTCGAGGCGATCTACGACACGCCCTTCTGGCGCGCGCAGGGTCTCTCGGGTCAGGCGGTGAGCGAGATCGGCCCGATCAAGGTCACCTTCGACACGTCGCCGGCCGATGCGTCCTTCGGGATCCTGATGGGCTTCATCGGCGGGCACGAGGCCCGCGTATGGGAGAATCGCTCGGCCGACGAGCGCCGCGCCGCCGCGCTGCAGAACCTGGCGAACTACTTCGGGAGCGCAGCGCTCAACCCCCGGGAGATCGTCGAGTTCAACTGGTCTGCCGAGGTGTGGAACCGCGGCTGTCCGGTTGCCGTGCTCGGACCCGGGACGCTGATCGACTTCGGGACCGCGCTGCGCACCCCGGTCGGCCGCATCCACTGGGCCGGCACCGAGACCTCGACGTTCTGGAACGGCTACATGGACGGCGCGGTGCGCTCGGGCGAGCGGGCCGCGCAGGAAGTGCTGGCAGCACTGTAG